A window of the Microcaecilia unicolor chromosome 5, aMicUni1.1, whole genome shotgun sequence genome harbors these coding sequences:
- the SFR1 gene encoding swi5-dependent recombination DNA repair protein 1 homolog, producing the protein MSLKPMSTSLKERLKKTRLSYFAVAKRLKVDSEENDSAVSADASLGTDRPGCSSAEGVENFGKSSDVDTSVQSPLRNEGAKVSTLGASLQSSAPAVSLDANLNLQELLEEKKKLIQQVKEKEELVRRLKMVKMYRSKNNLTELQSLTEKWRRCSQQVLYELQMALSTDGKKLSLTQLIDSFGLEDDLLHYNRAEEDFTDP; encoded by the exons CCTATGAGCACATCACTTAAGGAGCGACTAAAGAAGACCCGACTTTCCTATTTTGCTGTGGCAAAGCGCCTTAAAGTAGACAGTGAGGAAAATGACAGCGCCGTCTCTGCAGATGCATCTTTGGGAACGGATAGACCCGGATGTAGTTCTGCTGAAGGTGTGGAAAACTTTGGTAAAAGTTCTGATGTAGACACCAGTGTACAAAGTCCACTACGCAACGAGGGCGCCAAGGTGTCTACACTTGGTGCTTCCTTGCAGAGCTCTGCACCAGCTGTTTCTTTGGATGCTAACCTTAATCTACAGGAACTATTGGAAGAGAAAAAGAAGTTGATTCAGCAGGTCAAGGAGAAGGAAGAGCTAGTTCGAAGACTAAAAATGGTTAAAATGTACAGATCAAAG AATAACTTGACGGAGCTTCAGTCTTTGACGGAAAAATGGAGGAGATGCAGTCAACAGGTGCTCTATGAACTACAGATGGCCTTGTCTACAGATGGCAAGAAGCTAAGTCTTACACAACTGATAGACAGCTTTGGACTAGAGGATGATTTGTTGCACTATAACCGGGCAGAAGAAGATTTTACTGATCCATAG